The Streptomyces pratensis genomic interval TGACGACATTGGGGTCGCGCCAGGTGTGGTCGGCCGTCTTGTCCGAGGTGAGGACGGTGACCCGCTCGCGCGCGGTGCCGAGCTCCTCGCAGATCACGAAGGTGCGGTGGACACCTTCGAGCAGCAGTGCGAGCTCGGCGGGGCCCGCGCCGGGGGACGTGAGCACGGCCACCTTGTGATGGGCACGGATGACGTTGACGGCGCGGCGCAGGGTGCGCGGGTGCGCGACGACGATCTGGGCGTCGTCCCAGGGCATCCCGGCGCGGGCGAAGGCGGTCGCGACGGACGAGACGGCGGGAACCACCTCGACCTCGAGACCGTGTTCGGGCTTCCGGAGTGTCCGCACGACGCCGAAGAAACCCGGGTCACCGTCGGCGAGTACCACGGCGCTCCCGCGGTGGCCGGCGATCCTGCGGGCGGCCAGGTCGACGCTGCCGAGCCGGATGCGTTCCGCGCGCTCGGGAACTTCGGGCAGCGCGAGGTGGTGGGCGGCGCCGGCGACGAGCGTGGCGGCCGAGAGCGCGGCCGTGGCCGATCTGGTCAGTGGCGAGCCGTCCCAGCCGATCACCGTGACCCGGTCGGCCATCGTCGTCAGTCTCCTGGGTGTGAGCAGGCGGGTCCCTCCGCGGGATGGGCGGAGCAAGGGTGAGCGTATCCGGTCCGTACCAACGCCCCGCCGGGGGCTCCGGAAGACGGGCGGGAGGTCAGTTCCAGTCGTTGTAAGTGCCGTAGCCGCCCGCGTCGGCCAGCTGCTCCGCGACGCCCTCCAGGTCCTCGGGCAGGAGGCCCCACACGATGAGGTCGGTCCTGATGTCGGCCCAGCCTCCGTCCTCGGTGGCGGTCCTGGCTATGCGGGCGTTGCGCAGGACTCCCTCGCTGATGCAGCCCAGCTTCTGGGCTACCTGCTGGGAGGCGGTGTTCCCGGCGGGGGTGCGCAGCTCGATCCGCTCGAATCCCTGGTCGCGGAAGAGCCACTCGGCGAGGGCCAGCACGGACTCGGTGGCGTATCCCTCACCGCGTGCCCAGGGGGCGGTGATGTAGCGGACCTCGGTGGCCAGGGTGCGCCGGTCGGTGTTGAGGAGCCGTACGGAACCGACGAGGCGCTGGGTGAGGAACTCGGTGACGGCGAAGACGATGCCGTTGCCCTGGGTGCGTTCCCCGGGAGCGATCCTGCGGACCCAGCGCTCGGCGTCGACCTGGGTGTAGGGGTGCGGTGCGTCGGTCCAGGCGGTGACCAGCTCGTCGTTCATCATCTCGATGTACGCGGGGACGTCCGCCATGTCGAAGGGGCGCAGCACCAACCTGTCCGTGCTGATGGAGATGGACGGGAAGGTGGTAGTCATGCGCAGCTCCATGCCGAAGACCGTGTAAAGCCACCAGCATGCAGCATCGGGCCGTGGATGTGCATGGCCGGGTCCGCACGGCGGAGCCCCGCACACCCGGACGCGGGTGTGCGGGGCTCGTCGGCAAGTGGCGCCCGGGTGTCAGGACTTGACGGGCTCACCGAAGGCGGGGCTGATCGAGCCCTTGTAGGTGTCCTCGATGAACTTCTTGACCTCGTCGGAGTTCAGGAGCTTCGCGAGCTTCTGGACCCGGGGGTCGTCCTCGTTGCCTTCCTTGACGGCCAGGAAGTTGGCGTACGGGTTGCCTTCGGCCTTCTCCAGCACCAGGGAGTCCTGACCGGGCTTCAGGTCGGCCTCGATGGCGTAGTTGCCGTTGATGACGGCGGCGTCGACGTCGTCCAGGGCACGGGGCACGGTCGCGGCCTCGATCTCCTTGAACTCCAGGCCCTTCTTGTCCGTGATGTCGCTGAGCTTGGCGTTGGTCCCGACACCGTCCTTGACGGTGATCAGCCCGTTCTCGGCGAGCAGCTGGAGCGCGCGGCCCTCGTTGGTGGTGTCGTTGGGGACGGCGATCGTCTGGCCGGCCTTGATGTCCTTGACGTCCTTGACCTTCTTGGAGTACAGGCCGAGGGGTTCGAGGTGGACGTTCACCACCGGGACGATGTGGGTGTTGTTCTTCTTGTTGAAGTCGTCCAGGTAGGGCTTGTGCTGGAAGAAGTTGGCGTCGACCTGGCCGCTCTCGGTGGCCGTGTTCGGCAGGACGTAGTCCGTGAACTCCTTGACCTCCAGCTTGAGGCCGGCCTTGTCCGCCAGGTTCTTCTTGACGTAGTTCAGGATGTCGGCGTGGGGCGTCGGGGACGCGGCGACGACGAGGGCCTTGGAGGTGTCCGCACCGGCACCGGTCTCGCCCTTGGCGGCCGGGTCGGAGTCCGTACCGCAGGCGCTGAGGCCGAAGGCGAGGGCGGCGGTGGCTGCGGCAGCAGCGGTGATCTTGATGTTCTTACGCACGAAGAGTGCCTCTTTCCGGTGGTGATGGTGTTGCGCCCGGACAAGGAGTTCGGGCTTCAGGGGGAGGAGAAGTTCAGGAGGTGGTGCGGCCCCGCCGTGTCAGCAGGCGTACGGCTCCGTCACCGATCAGCTGGACCACGGTCACGATGACGATGAGCAGCGCGACGGTGATGAGCATGAACTGGTTGTCGAAGCGCTGGAATCCGTAGGTGACGGCCTTGGAGCCGAGCCCTTCGCCGCCGACGGCGCCGGCCATCGCGGAGTAGCCGATGAGCACGATGACGGTGGTGGTGACGCCGGAGATGAGCGACGGCAGGGCCTGCGGGAGCAGGACCTTGCGGACGATCGTCGGGATGGACCCGCCCATCGACTGGACGGCCTCGACGAGCCCGTGGTCCACCTCGCGCACCGCTGTCTCGACGAGCCGCGCGAAGAACGGGATGGCGCCGATGGCGAGCGGCACGATCATCGCGGACGGGCCGATGAAGGTGCCGACGACCCAGGTGGTGAAGGGGATCAGCGCGATCAGCAGGATGATGAAGGGCAGGGAGCGGCCGATGTTCACGATCACGCCGATGACCTTGTTCACCGCGACGTTCTGCAGCAGTCCGCCCTTGTCGGTGAGGACCAGCAGGATGCCGAGCGGCAGCCCGCCGACGACGGTGACGAGCGTGGACCAGAGCACCATGTAGAGGGTGTCGATGGTTCCCTGCGAGAGCAGTGGCTGCATTTCGGACCAGGTCACTTCGCCACCTCCTTGGTGATCGGGGCGGGGGTCTGGGCGGGGATGCCGGCGGTCGCGGCGGGGGCGCCGTCCACGATCTCGGCCTGGAGACCCTGCTCGCGCAGGAAGCCGATCGGTACGACGTTCTCCTCGAAGCGGCCGGGCAGCTCGATGCGCATGCGGCCGATCTGCTTACCGCCGACGGTGTCCATCGCCGCGCCGAGGATCGAGATGTCGATGTTGTACGTACGGGAGAGCTGCGAGATCACCGGCTGGGCCGCGGCCTCGCCGTGGAAGGTCACGTCGACGACGGTGGAGCCGGGGCCGGAGGCGGTGCCGCCGACGGGGAACAGCTCGTGGGCCAGCTCGGAGCCGGGGGTGGCCAGCAGTGAGCCGACAGTGCCCGACTCGACGATGCGGCCGTTCCTCATCAGCGCGGCGGAGTCGCAGACGGTCTTGACGACGTCCATCTCGTGCGTGATGAGCAGGACGGTGAGGCCGAGTTCCTGGTTGAGGTCGCGCAGCAGCTGCAGGATGGAGCGGGTGGTCTCGGGGTCGAGCGCGGAGGTCGCCTCGTCGGAGAGGAGCACCTCCGGGTCCCCCGCGAGGGCGCGGGCGATGCCGACGCGCTGCTTCTGGCCGCCGGACAGCTGGCCGGGGTAGGCCTTCGCCTTGTCGGCGAGACCGACGAGGTCGAGGAGCTCGAGCGCCTTGCGGGTGCGGGCCTGTCCGGAGAGCCCGAGGATCTCCAGGGGGAGCTCGACGTTGTCCCGGACCGTGCGCGAGTCGAGCAGGTTGAAGTGCTGGAAGACCATGCCGATGCGGCTGCGGGCCCGGCGGAGCTCCTTGCCGGCGCGGCGGCCCCGGCCGGCGAGGGCCGTGAGGTCCTGTCCGGCGACCGTCACGGTGCCCGAGGTGGGGCGTTCGAGGAGGTTGACGCAGCGGATGAGGGAGGACTTGCCGGCGCCGCTCTGTCCGATGACGCCGTAGACCTCGCCTTCGTGGACGTGCAGGTCCACGCCGTCCAGGGCGGTGACCTCACGGCCGCGTGACTGGTAGACCTTCGTGAGGCCCGAAGTGGTGATCACAGGGTTTCCGTCACTGTCGAGTGCGCGGCGCGGTGTCCGCCGGGCACGGGGCAATCGTCTGGTGAGACTTTTCTCAGTGGTCGACCGGTGGAGTCTCGGCATGGTCCGTCCCGGCGGGGCCGCCGGGCGCGGGGCATGCCCGGGCCTGCTCGATCCGCTGGGTGCGGACGGCACGGGCTCGGTCTCGCTTCGGGGCGCGAGGCTCAGGCGGGGGCCCTCAGAAGGCGCGCATTCGACACATACAACGAGCACCGGGCGTCAGGATCGCCTCGGTCGCAGGGCTGCGGTAGCTCGTCGTGGTCATGCCCCAAGTAAAACAGACCCGATGTTCCGGCAGCCCACGGTGTCCGCATAGCGGACGGTGACGGACGTGCGCCGTCGCGCCGGACTCGCTGTGCGCACTGCTTTGACCTGCGGAAACGTAATCCTTGTCCGGTCACCGAGCCGGTGGCGGCGCGATCACGCGGTACGGACCCTGTGGCAAAGGCCACGATTCCTGGAAGCGTCCGCTCCGGCCGCCGTCCGGGCCCGCACGCGGCGGCTCCGCCCGTCCGTAATACCCTCGCTTCATGCTCGACGCCCTGACGGTCGCGGTCGCCGTGACCGCGCTCGCCCTCGCCGCCTGGTGCGGATTCGCCGCCTACCGGGACCAGCCCACGAAGGACTGGCACTTCATCGGCATGGCGGTCGTCTCCGTGCTGGCGCTGGCACAGCTGCTCGTGGGAATCGTGCAGCTGGCACGCGGTGAGCGGCCCGACCAGGGCATGACGATCTTCATCGCCTATCTGATCGGCGCCTTCGCGTCCGTGCCCGCGGCAGGTTTCCTGTCGCTGTCGGAGCGGACCCGCTGGGGTTCGGTGACAGTGGCGGCCGGTGCGGTCGTGCTCGCCGTCCTCGAAGTACGGCTCTACGACATCTGGGGAAACTGACCATGCGCGACACCGACCGCACGGGAACGCCCGCGTCCCCGGCCCCGGAACGGAACGCCACGACGCAGAGGCAGCGGTTCGAGCTCGGCACGGGGCCGGGCCGGGTACTGGTCTGGTTCTACGGGGTGTTCACCGTGGCCGCCGCGTCCCGCTCGATCGTCGAGATGATCCTGGACTTCGGCAAGGCCCCGCTGGCGTACACCCTCTCGGCCGTCGCCGCGGTCGTGTACGGGTTCATCACGTACTCGCTGGTGCGGGGCGGGGAGAAGGCGCGCAGGGCGGCGCTGGTGTGCTGCGCCGCCGAGCTCGCGGGCGTACTGGTCGTCGGCACGTGGACGCTGGTGGAGCCGTCCGCCTTCCCGGACAGCACGGTGTGGTCCGGTTTCGGCATGGGCTACCTGTTCATCCCGGTGATCCTGCCGGTCACCGGGATGATCTGGCTGCGACACGCACGGAACGCCTGACAAAGGGCGCCCTCGGGGTGGTTCAGGCGCTGGCCACGTAGGCCGGCGCGGTGGCGTCCTTCTCGAGCAGGACCAGCCGGACGCCGTCACCTCCGGTGGTGTTGCCCACCCGGGCGTAGCCCGCCTTGCGGTAGAGCCGCAGATTGCCTTCGCTGCGCTCCCCGGTGTGCAGACGGAAGCGGGTGGCCGAACGCCCGTCCGCCAGACCGGATTCCGCGGCGCGCAGGAGACGGGTGCCGAGGCCGTGGTTGCGGAGCCTGGGGTGGACGCAGAGCTTGCCGATCCGGCCGACGCCGTCCGCGTCGGTGAAGCCGCGCACGGAGCCGACGACTTCGTCGCCGAGCCGGGCCACGAACACCAGGTCCGAGGCGACTTCGTCCCGGACGGATTCGAGTGGCTGGACGAGTGGATCTATCCGGTAGTTGCCGTAGAGCTCCGCCTCGCTCTGGAAACAGAGGTACTGGAGTCTGAAGATCTGCTCGACGTCCTGTGCTGTCGCCGCCGAGATGGTCACGCTCATGCCCATGTGTGCATGCCTCCCGCTCACCTGGTCCGCCGGTTGTCTACCGCTCCCTTCCCCGCAGTTCAGGAGCTACAACCTCCGCCGCGAGCATTCTGCGCAGACATCCAAGGCATCGGGAACGCATAGGACCCAAACTCCCCTGTGACATACCCAACTCCCCTGCGATCTCCCGGTAGGTCGGATCGTGGGGAGCGAGCATCGCCTCGATCAGCCGAGGGCATCTCCCCGGAAGCCGGCCCACCGCGGAGCGCAGGGCCCTGCGTTCGTCGGCTCCCACCGCCATCCGTTCGGGGCAGCCGGCCCAGTCGCCCGGGGGTTCACCGGCGGTGTAGGCGCACTCGCGCCGGGCCCTGCGGCGGGCCGCGCGCGCTTCCGCCCGTACGGCGGCGCGGACCCAGCGGGCGGGGTCGGCGGGCAGGTCCGGGCCGGTCCGGCGCTCCAGCAGCCGTAACCACACCGCCTGTTCCAGGTCCGCGGCCTCGATCCCGGCGGCCTGGGCCTCGGCTCCAGCCTCCGCGCGCACCAGCGCGTGCAGGGCGTGGACGGTCTCCCGTCGCCGGCCGCCGGCCTCATCGGCCGGGGCCACCGGAACATGATCAAGAAGAGTCATGCCTCGTCAACGCTCCCCGTGCACGGCGGGTTGCCGCGCACGGGGAGCTCCACCCGACCGGGGTACGGGTGCCGGCCTGCTGACGTGCCCGGTCCGGCCCCCGGACCTCAGTCCTGCGCGAAGTCGGCGGCGGCGAGCAGGGCGGTGTCCGGGTTGTCGGAGAAGATCCCGTCGATCCCCGCCTCGAAGTACACCCGGAGAGCGCCGAACACGTCGCCGTACGCGTTCGGGTCCGTGCCGCGCCGGAAGTCAGCGGGCAGGAAGGTGTTCTCGTTGCGCAGGGTGTACGGGTGCAGGACCAGACCCCGCGCGTGCGCGTCGGCGGCCAGCGCGGTGGGGGCGGTCAGCCGCCCCGCACCGTCCCTCGGGATGACCAGGTCCAGCGTGGGGCCGATGCCCTGGGCGAAGGACGCGATCCACTTCAGTCCGTCGGGCTTCACCAGATCGGCGACGGTTCGGGGGTCACCAGCCTGCACGAAGTCCCAGGGCCGTTCCTTCGGGCCCGACAGCAGGACGACACGGGGCGTGGCGACCAGCTTCGACAGCCGCTGCATGGAGCTCGGCTCGAAGGACTGGAGTATCAGGGCGGAGCCCGCCCGGTGCCGGCCGTAGCGGCGCAGCAGCTTGGCGAGCGGCTCCTCCAGGCCGAGTCCGAGACCCCTGAAGTAGGAGGGGTGCTTGGTCTCGGCGTAGAGCCACACGGTCCTGCCGCGCCTGCGGCCCTCCTTGTCGGCCCAGCGCAGGACCTCCTCGAACGTGGGGATCTCCCATCGGCCGTCGTACACCGTGTTCTCCTGGCGGTTTCCGGGGATCCGCTCCTTCGCGCGGAGGGTCTTCAGCTCCGCGAGGGTGAAGTCCTCGGTGAACCAGCCGGTGAGCGACACACCGTCGACCTGCTTGGTGGCCTTGCGGCTCGCGAACTCGGGGTGGTCGGCCACGTCCGTGGTGCCGGTGATGTCGTTCTCGTGACGGCAGACCAGGTGTCCGTCCTTGGTCGGCACGAGGTCCTGCTCGACGATGTGCGCGCCCATGTCCAGGGCCAGCTGGTAGGAGCCGAGGGTGTGTTCGGGGCGGTAGCCGCTGGCGCCCCGGTGGCCGATGACGGTGGGCACGGGCAGGTCCCGGTAGGAGCCGTGCCCGCCGCTCCGCGCGTCGGGCGCGCCACGCCCGGCCGCGTTCGCCGTGCCGGACACCCCGAGGGCCGTCGTACCGAGGACCGCGGCCCCCAGGAGGGTCCGCCGACCGGGCCCCGTCTGCGCGCGCTCTGTCATGATTGCTCCTCGCATGTGATGTCTGGCACCTTCGGGCGAGGCCTGATCGTAGGCAGCTACGCCATCGGAGGGGCAGCCCGTGGACGAACATGGCGGAAACACATGTCAACACTGCGTATCCGCTGGGTGAACCCGATGTGCGGAGAGGCGGTACCCGCGAGTATCGTCCTCACCTGCACAGACCCTCGCGAATTCCCGCCCCGGCCGCCCGGCCACGACACCGGAGGATGCGTTGTCCCGACTCACGGTCATCAAGGCAGTGCTCGGACCGATCCTGCGCCTGCTCTTCCGGCCCCAGGTGGAAGGCGTCGAGAACATCCCGGGGAACGGTCCGGTGATCCTCGCCGGCAACCACCTGACGTTCATCGACTCGATGATCATGCCGATCTGCTGCGACCGGCCGGTCTACTACATCGGCAAGGACGAGTACGTCACCGGCAAGGGACTCAAGGGCCGGCTGATGGCCTGGTTCTTCACCGGCTGCGGCATGATCCCGGTCGACCGGGACGGTGGCCGCGGCGGCGTCGCGGCGCTGATGACGGGCCGCCGGGTGCTGGAGGAGGGCCACGCCTTCGCCATCTACCCCGAGGGCACCCGCTCCCCCGACGGCCGGCTCTACCGGGGCCGTACGGGCATCGCGCGGCTGACCCTGATGACCGGCGCGCCTGTCGTGCCGTTCGCGATGATCGGCACCGACAAGCTGCAGCCGGGCGGCGCCGGCCTGCCCCGTCCGGGCAAGGTCACGGTCCGTTTCGGTGAGCCGATGGAGTTCTCGCGCTACGAGGGCATGGACCGCGACCGTTACGTCCTGCGGGCGGTCACGGACTCCGTGATGGCCGAGGTGATGCGGCTGTCCGGCCAGGAGTACGTCGACATGTACGCAACGAAGGCCAAGGCCGCCTGAACCGGACGGGTTCGTTCCGGTGCCCGGCGCGGCAGCGCCGGGTCACTCACTCGTCGGGGATGATGCCCTCCTCCAGCTTCTGGTCGCGCAGCAGGAACCACGCGGCGACAGCGGTCGCGAGCAGCACGACGGCACCGACCGCCGCCGATACCCGCAGCCCGTTGACGAAGGCCTCCTGAGCCGCCACCACGAGTTCGCTCCCCTGGTGCGCCGGGAGGTGCTCCGCCGTCTCCACGGCTCCGCCGAGCGACTCGTGTGCCGCCGTCGCGGCGGCGTCCGGGGTCCCCTCGGGCGTCGCGAAGCCCTTGTACACGCCCGTGACGATCGACCCGAGCAGCGCGATGCCGAGGGCCGCGCCGAGTTCGTACGCCGTCTCGGACACCGCTGACGCCGAACCCGCCTGTTCCTTCGGGACGCTGGAGAGAATGACGTCGGAGGTGACGGTGAAGGCGAAACCCGCTCCGACGCCCACCACCAGGAGCAGGACCCCGATCAGCGGATAGCCGGTCTCCTTGTGGATCACCGTGACCACGGCGAGCGACACGCCGATGGCGCCGAGCCCGACGGCGACCACGGAGCGTACGGAGTAGCGGCGTGCGACCCTCCCGGCCAGCAGGCCGGCGGTCACCGCGCCGACCGCCGCGGGCAGTTCGGCGAGCCCCGCTTCGAGCGGCCCCCGACCCTGGACCAGTTGCAGGAACTGGGAGAGGAAGAAGACGATGCCGGACAGTCCGAGGATGGTCAGCAGGTCGGCTAGGACCGCGCCGGAGAACCCCCGGTGGTGGAAGAGCCGCATGTCCAGCAGCGGGGCGGGAAGCTGGCGCTGACGCCGTACGAACCAGGCGAGGGCCAGCGCGCCGCCGACGCCGACCAGGGCGGTCTGCCAGCTCAGGCCGTGCGCGGCGAGCTCCTTGATGGCGTACACGACGCCGACCATGCCGACCAGGGAGAGCCCCACACTGAGCAGGTCCCAGGGGCCAGGTGCCGGGTTCTTCGACTCGGGGATCATCTTGATGCCGACGGCGACGAGGACCGCCATCACGGGCAGGTTGATCAGGAAGACCGATCCCCACCAGAAGTGCTCCAGCAGGAGCCCGCCCACCACCGGCCCGACGGCGGCACCCGCCGCTGCCATCGCGCCCCAGATGCCGACGGCGAGGCTGCGTTCACGCGGGTCGTGGAAGAGATTCCGGATCAGGGCGAGCGTGGACGGCATCAGGGTGGCGCCGGCGACACCGAGCAGGGCCCTGGCCAGGATCATCATCTCGGGGGTCGTCGCGTAGGCGTTGAGCACGGAGACCGCGCCGAAGGCGGTGGCGCCGGTCAGCAGGAGCTTCTTCCGGCCGATGCGGTCGCCGAGGCTGCCCATGGAGACCAGGAGCCCGGCGATCACGAAGGAGTAGACGTCGCCGATCCAGAGGAGCTGGGTACCGGTCGGTTCGAGGTCCTCGCTGAGGAACGGGGTGGCCAGGCCGAGGACGGTGGCGTCGACGGCGACCAGCAGCACGGCCAGGACGAGCACGGTGAGGGCGATCCACCGGCCCGGATGGTGCGGATCGCCGGTGACGCCGGCCCTCGAGAACGTGCTGCTCATTTCTCCACGCTCCGGCGTGCTCCGCCCAGGAGCAACTCGACGATCATGTGGGGGAAGTCCTGCGCGGCGACCCGGCCGGCCTGGACCGACCACGCGCAGCTCCCGATCAGGCCGTACAGGGCCTCGGTCAGCCAGGCCGGGGTGAGGTCGATCCGGAACTCGCCGCGCTCCTGGCCGCGCCGGAAGAACGCCGAGACCCGGGCGTCGAGGCGGCTCCAGCCCTCGTTGACGTCGTCGCCCTCGAAGAGCTGGTTCTCGGTGACGAGGAAGGACAGCAGTCCCGCACTGGGCTGAACGGCCGTGATCAGCCGCCGCAGTCCGTCCTCCGCACCGCCCTCGTCGAGGCCGGCTGCGTCCAGAGCGGCTTCGAACTCACGGATGCCGAGGTCTTCCAGCGCTCCGATCAGGGCCTCCCGTCCGGCGAAGTGCCGGTGCAGGGTGGCACGGCCGATTCCCGCGGCCCGGGCGACCTCGTCCATGGTCGCGGTGGATTTCCGGGTCAGCAGTGCGGCGGCGCTCCGCAGCACCTGCTCGCGATCGAGAGTCATGAGACGACCGTAGCCCAGATGAGACAGCAGCGTCCCACCGCGCGCTGGCGCCGCCGGCCCGGGGGCATCCACCCGTGGCCGGACGCTCCGGCGGCCGCCCCGGCGTTCCGGGAAATCCCTGGGTGCCGGCAGTCCGGGGGCACCATGGCGGCATGAAGCCGCTGCTGCTGCTCGACATCGACGGTCCGCTCAACCCGTACGCGGCGCTGTCCCGCCCCACCCCTCCGGCGGGCTATCTGGTCCACCGGATGCGGCCGACCGGGTGGCGGACCGGTACGCCGCTGCCCGTTCTCCTCAGCCCCGGCCACGGCCAGGAACTGCTGGCTCTCACCGCCCGGTACGAGCTCGTCTGGGCGACCACCTGGAAGGACGAGGCCAACGAGTGGATCGGCCCCCGTCTCGGGCTGCCTCCGCTGCCGTACATCGACTGGCCCGCCATGCACGCCGCCACGGCGGACGGGACCTACTGGAAGACGCGTCACGTCGTCGACTATGCGGACGGCAGGCCCTTCGCCTGGGTCGACGACGAGATCTCCGGGCCCGACACCGCCTGGGTCGCGGCGCACCATCCGGGGCGGGCGCTGCTGCGTCGGATCGACCCCTGGGTCGGGCTGGTACGGGCGGACTTCGACGTGCTCGCCGACTGGGCCTGAGCCGGACGCCCCCGGACGGCGTAAGCGGCCGGACGGTGTGAGGCCTCCGGGTGGTCCGCGCCCGGCGATCCGGCCGCTCAGGTCCAGGGCAGGGACGCGCGATGGCGCCAGTAGGCCTCCGGCTCCTCCACCAGGGCGGCCAGCCGGTCCAGCCGGTCCGGGTCCAGGTCGAGCAGGGGAGCGTGCAGATTGGCCGCCAGCTGGGTCACGGTGGCCGCGCCGGAGAGGACGACTCCGGCCCACGGCTGGTGGAGCACGAGCGCCAGGGCGACCGCGTCCGCGTCCAGCCCTGCCTGGGCGCCGATCTCCCGGGCTGCGGCGGGCGCCTCTGTCCCGGCGAGCCGGCCGTTGGCCATGGCCTCCTTGACGATCACGGTGAGCCCCGCGTCGTGCGCCTCGGCCAGCGCCGCTCCGGCTGAGGTCTCCAGGGCGTTGTAGGTGGCCTGGACGGTACGGAAGAGGGGTTCGCCGTCCACCGTCACGGCCACGGCGGCCCGGATGGCGTCGGCCTGGCCGGGGCCGCTGGACGAGAATCCGACCGTGGTGCCCCCGGCGGCCAGCTCGGCGAGACGCTCGTGGAGGCCCTTGTCGCTGAGCACCGGACTGTCGGCGGTCACCGAGTGGATCTGGTAGAGGTCGAGCCGCTCGCCGAGCAGCGCGGCCGTCTCCGCGTGCTGGCGTTCGAAGGTGGCGAGGCCGTGGTCCTTCACCTCGTGCGTCTCGGCGTCCACGCGCCAGTCGCCGGTGTAGGTGTAGCCCCACTTGCTCCCGATGACCACGTCCGTCACCTCGGGCCGGGCCGTCAGCCACTCGGCGAGGAACTCCTCGGCGCGGCCGTACGAGCGGGCGGCGTCGAAATAGCGCACGCCCTGGGCGTAGGCCGCGTCCAGGAGCTCGTGGGTGCGGGCGCGCAGTGCGTCCGCACCACGGTCGCCCGGCAGATCACGGTCACGGTGCGGGGTGATGTAGCCGGGCCTGCCGACGGCGGCCAGGCCGAGCCCGATGTGGGAGGTCGGGGTGGTCGCTCGGTTCAGGCGGGCGAAGGGCATCGCGGGCTCCTCTGGGTCGGTTCCGAACGCCTTCCCGTCAACGTAGCCCGCGATGCCTGTGAATCAGCCGCGTGCGGTCGCCCAGGCGTGCTGCGTCACCAGGTCGGCCTTCACCTCGGCCAGCTGGACGGCCACGGCCGAGGGGGCCGTCCCGCCGCGCCCGTTGCGGGAGGCGAGCGCACCGGGCACGTTCAGGACGGTGCGTACCTCCGGGGTGAGGTGCTCGGAGATCTTGGCGAACTGCTCGTCCGTCAGCTCGTCGAGCTCGATGCCCTGCTGTTCGCACACCTTCACGCACTCACCCGCGACCTCGTGCGCCACCCGGAACGGCACGCCCTGCTTGACCAGCCACTCGGCGATGTCCGTGGCGAGCGAGAAGCCGGCCGGGGCCAGTTCCTCCATGCGCTCCCGGTTGACGGTGAGCGTGGCCATCATGCCGGTGAAGGCGGGGAGCAGGACCTCGAGCTGGTCGCAGGAGTCGAAGACCGGCTCCTTGTCCTCCTGCAGGTCGCGGTTGTACGCGAGCGGGAGGGCCTTCAGCGTCGCCATCAGACCTGTCAGGTTGCCGATGAGCCGGCCGGACTTGCCACGGGCCAGCTCGGCGATGTCCGGGTTCTTCTTCTGCGGCATGATCGAGGAGCCGGTGGAGAAGGCGTCGTGGAGGGTGACGAAGGAGAACTCCTTCGTGTTCCAGATGATGATCTCCTCGGCGACGCGGGAGAGGTTGACGCCGATCATCGCGGTGATGAAGGCGAATTCGGCGACGAAGTCACGGGACGCGGTGCCGTCGATGGAGTTCGCGACGGAGCCCCGCTCGAAGCCGAGGTCCGCGGCGACCGCCTCCGGGTCCAGCCCGAGGGACGACCCGGCCAGCGCGCCGGAGCCGTACGGGGACACCGCGGTCCGCTCGTCCCACTGGCGGAGCCGCTCCGCGTCCCGGGACAGGGACTGGACGTGCGCCAGGACGTGGTGGGCGAAGAGGACCGGCTGGGCGTGCTGGAGGTGGGTGCGCCCCGGCATGGCCACGTCCGGGTGGGCCTCCGCCAGCCCCACCAGGGCGTCCTGCAGCTCGGCGACCAGTCCGCCGATGATCCGGGCGTGGTCGCGCAGGTACATGCGGAAGAGCGTGGCGACCTGGTCGTTACGGGACCGGCCTGCGCGCAGCTTCCCGCCGAGGTCCGGGCCGAGG includes:
- a CDS encoding GNAT family N-acetyltransferase, whose protein sequence is MGMSVTISAATAQDVEQIFRLQYLCFQSEAELYGNYRIDPLVQPLESVRDEVASDLVFVARLGDEVVGSVRGFTDADGVGRIGKLCVHPRLRNHGLGTRLLRAAESGLADGRSATRFRLHTGERSEGNLRLYRKAGYARVGNTTGGDGVRLVLLEKDATAPAYVASA
- a CDS encoding glycerophosphodiester phosphodiesterase, translated to MTERAQTGPGRRTLLGAAVLGTTALGVSGTANAAGRGAPDARSGGHGSYRDLPVPTVIGHRGASGYRPEHTLGSYQLALDMGAHIVEQDLVPTKDGHLVCRHENDITGTTDVADHPEFASRKATKQVDGVSLTGWFTEDFTLAELKTLRAKERIPGNRQENTVYDGRWEIPTFEEVLRWADKEGRRRGRTVWLYAETKHPSYFRGLGLGLEEPLAKLLRRYGRHRAGSALILQSFEPSSMQRLSKLVATPRVVLLSGPKERPWDFVQAGDPRTVADLVKPDGLKWIASFAQGIGPTLDLVIPRDGAGRLTAPTALAADAHARGLVLHPYTLRNENTFLPADFRRGTDPNAYGDVFGALRVYFEAGIDGIFSDNPDTALLAAADFAQD
- a CDS encoding methionine ABC transporter permease; translation: MTWSEMQPLLSQGTIDTLYMVLWSTLVTVVGGLPLGILLVLTDKGGLLQNVAVNKVIGVIVNIGRSLPFIILLIALIPFTTWVVGTFIGPSAMIVPLAIGAIPFFARLVETAVREVDHGLVEAVQSMGGSIPTIVRKVLLPQALPSLISGVTTTVIVLIGYSAMAGAVGGEGLGSKAVTYGFQRFDNQFMLITVALLIVIVTVVQLIGDGAVRLLTRRGRTTS
- a CDS encoding MetQ/NlpA family ABC transporter substrate-binding protein: MRKNIKITAAAAATAALAFGLSACGTDSDPAAKGETGAGADTSKALVVAASPTPHADILNYVKKNLADKAGLKLEVKEFTDYVLPNTATESGQVDANFFQHKPYLDDFNKKNNTHIVPVVNVHLEPLGLYSKKVKDVKDIKAGQTIAVPNDTTNEGRALQLLAENGLITVKDGVGTNAKLSDITDKKGLEFKEIEAATVPRALDDVDAAVINGNYAIEADLKPGQDSLVLEKAEGNPYANFLAVKEGNEDDPRVQKLAKLLNSDEVKKFIEDTYKGSISPAFGEPVKS
- a CDS encoding GNAT family N-acetyltransferase — translated: MTTTFPSISISTDRLVLRPFDMADVPAYIEMMNDELVTAWTDAPHPYTQVDAERWVRRIAPGERTQGNGIVFAVTEFLTQRLVGSVRLLNTDRRTLATEVRYITAPWARGEGYATESVLALAEWLFRDQGFERIELRTPAGNTASQQVAQKLGCISEGVLRNARIARTATEDGGWADIRTDLIVWGLLPEDLEGVAEQLADAGGYGTYNDWN
- a CDS encoding sigma-70 family RNA polymerase sigma factor — encoded protein: MTLLDHVPVAPADEAGGRRRETVHALHALVRAEAGAEAQAAGIEAADLEQAVWLRLLERRTGPDLPADPARWVRAAVRAEARAARRRARRECAYTAGEPPGDWAGCPERMAVGADERRALRSAVGRLPGRCPRLIEAMLAPHDPTYREIAGELGMSQGSLGPMRSRCLGCLRRMLAAEVVAPELRGRER
- a CDS encoding methionine ABC transporter ATP-binding protein; translation: MITTSGLTKVYQSRGREVTALDGVDLHVHEGEVYGVIGQSGAGKSSLIRCVNLLERPTSGTVTVAGQDLTALAGRGRRAGKELRRARSRIGMVFQHFNLLDSRTVRDNVELPLEILGLSGQARTRKALELLDLVGLADKAKAYPGQLSGGQKQRVGIARALAGDPEVLLSDEATSALDPETTRSILQLLRDLNQELGLTVLLITHEMDVVKTVCDSAALMRNGRIVESGTVGSLLATPGSELAHELFPVGGTASGPGSTVVDVTFHGEAAAQPVISQLSRTYNIDISILGAAMDTVGGKQIGRMRIELPGRFEENVVPIGFLREQGLQAEIVDGAPAATAGIPAQTPAPITKEVAK